A single genomic interval of Spirosoma taeanense harbors:
- a CDS encoding ethanolamine ammonia-lyase subunit EutB — translation MPYRHTVRQTTYVFDDLKTLLARATPLRSGDELAGVVARSAEERIAAQMALADLPLTTFLNEAVVPYEQDEITRLILDTHDANAFASIRHLTVGDFRNFLLGESVPIISQLSAGLTPEMVAAVSKLMRNQDLITVAARCEIITKFRNTIGGRGRLSTRLQPNHPTDDVRGIAASLLDGLLYGSGDAVIGINPATDHVQTTVRLLTMLDAVRERFAIPTQTCVLAHLTTTLQAIEQGAPVDLAFQSIGGTEAVNTSFGVNLALLREGLDATRSLKRGTLGQNVMYFETGQGSALSANAHHGLDQQTVETRAYAVARAFEPLLVNSVVGFIGPEYLYNGKQIIRAGLEDHFCGKLLGLPMGIDICYTNHAEADQDDMDTLLTLLGAAGITFIMGVPGADDVMLHYQSTSFHDALYLRDRFQLRPAPEFEAWLASMGMLDDKGRLVPVSAGHQLLEGLNI, via the coding sequence ATGCCTTATCGCCATACCGTTCGCCAGACGACTTATGTTTTCGACGATCTGAAAACACTGCTGGCCCGCGCTACGCCCCTGCGGTCGGGCGATGAACTGGCGGGTGTTGTGGCCCGGTCGGCGGAGGAACGTATCGCGGCTCAGATGGCCCTGGCCGATCTGCCTCTGACGACATTTCTGAACGAAGCCGTTGTTCCGTATGAGCAGGACGAAATAACGCGGCTGATCCTGGACACCCACGACGCCAACGCTTTTGCCTCCATTCGTCACCTGACTGTTGGTGATTTCCGTAATTTCCTGCTGGGTGAATCCGTCCCCATAATTAGTCAGCTCAGTGCTGGCTTGACGCCTGAAATGGTCGCGGCTGTTTCGAAACTCATGCGGAATCAGGACCTGATTACGGTCGCGGCCCGCTGCGAGATAATCACGAAATTTCGGAACACGATAGGAGGGCGGGGGCGGCTTAGTACCCGGCTACAGCCCAATCACCCCACCGACGATGTCCGGGGTATTGCGGCTAGCCTGCTCGATGGACTGCTGTACGGTTCTGGCGACGCCGTCATCGGCATCAACCCCGCCACCGACCATGTGCAGACAACCGTCCGGCTGCTGACCATGCTCGACGCGGTCCGCGAGCGATTCGCCATTCCAACCCAGACGTGCGTCCTGGCACATCTGACTACCACACTGCAGGCAATTGAGCAAGGCGCTCCGGTAGACCTGGCCTTTCAGAGCATCGGCGGTACCGAAGCCGTCAATACGTCGTTTGGCGTCAATCTGGCGTTGCTGCGGGAAGGGCTCGACGCAACCCGGTCGCTGAAGCGAGGGACGCTGGGGCAGAACGTAATGTATTTTGAGACAGGGCAGGGCAGTGCGCTCTCGGCCAACGCGCACCACGGCCTGGATCAGCAGACGGTCGAGACTCGGGCTTACGCAGTGGCTCGGGCGTTTGAACCGCTGCTGGTCAATTCGGTCGTCGGGTTCATTGGACCAGAATACCTGTACAACGGCAAGCAGATCATTCGGGCGGGGCTGGAAGACCACTTCTGCGGCAAACTGCTGGGCTTACCCATGGGTATAGACATCTGCTATACGAACCATGCGGAAGCCGACCAGGATGATATGGACACGCTGCTGACGTTGCTCGGTGCGGCCGGGATTACGTTTATTATGGGCGTACCCGGCGCCGACGATGTGATGCTGCACTACCAGAGTACCAGTTTTCATGATGCACTGTACCTGCGTGACCGTTTCCAGCTGCGGCCCGCGCCAGAGTTTGAAGCATGGCTGGCAAGTATGGGCATGCTGGATGATAAGGGCCGGCTGGTGCCGGTGAGCGCGGGGCATCAGTTGCTGGAAGGGCTGAACATCTGA
- a CDS encoding cytochrome c peroxidase, with amino-acid sequence MVSEQTPVRSMDEPNHPNPWWVVVVAAGALFAIGVYGLLIGPRLTPAETVKAQFMRDINELDSTVSQLQRSIAAHQSASGVQSAFRQARLAYKRVEFLSAYYSPETTRALNGPNLPDVDDDGRVNVPEGFQVLEELLFPGGDASLKADAIQQAAILRSNVHRLRKISETNELTDSHILDAMRLEVFRIISLGITGFDSPVAVHSLPEAISVLESLRDQLAHYHLASTNPSLAAWLDRVFAGAVNALRASPDFEQFDRLTFIRQQANVLSGLLLDAQHALSIPVFTESRLLSASARTLNDPGAFDAGYFVSSQDDRPTPERIALGKMLFYDPILSSNSAGSTSTRTCASCHQPDRAFTDGESRSFALGKDGQRISRNAPTLLNAALQATQFMDSRVVFLEDQASDVIANRTEMHGSLPVAVEKLRQRVDYRQRFERAYPAGITEQTLRNALASYVRSLTNLDSRVDRYLRGESVALTVEEKQGFNLFMGKGKCATCHFFPLFNGTVPPAYQETESEVLGTPATADGRSVDPDVGKFVLTGREPHRYAFKTPTVRHAAQTAPYMHNGVFPTLDAVVDFYNKGGGNGLGFNLPNQTLPFDKLNLTTAEKKALVTFMKAL; translated from the coding sequence ATGGTTTCAGAACAAACGCCGGTCAGATCCATGGATGAGCCCAACCACCCAAATCCCTGGTGGGTAGTGGTGGTTGCCGCTGGTGCGCTGTTTGCCATTGGGGTGTATGGGCTCCTCATCGGGCCGAGGCTAACACCTGCCGAAACGGTTAAGGCGCAGTTCATGCGCGACATCAACGAACTGGATAGCACGGTGAGCCAGCTACAGCGGAGCATTGCCGCGCATCAGTCCGCTTCGGGGGTTCAGTCGGCGTTTCGGCAGGCCCGACTGGCCTATAAGCGCGTCGAGTTTCTATCGGCTTACTACAGTCCTGAAACGACCCGCGCACTCAACGGCCCGAATTTACCCGACGTAGATGATGATGGGCGTGTCAACGTACCCGAAGGGTTCCAGGTGCTGGAGGAGCTTCTATTTCCGGGTGGCGATGCCAGCCTTAAGGCAGATGCCATTCAGCAGGCGGCCATCCTGCGCTCCAACGTGCACCGGCTGCGTAAAATCTCCGAAACCAATGAACTGACCGACAGCCACATCCTCGACGCGATGCGGCTGGAAGTATTCCGGATCATTTCGCTCGGCATTACGGGTTTCGATTCGCCCGTTGCCGTTCATTCCCTGCCCGAAGCCATCAGCGTGCTCGAAAGTCTGCGGGATCAGCTCGCGCACTACCATCTGGCCAGCACCAACCCGTCGCTGGCTGCCTGGCTTGATCGGGTCTTTGCGGGCGCGGTCAATGCGTTACGGGCCAGTCCCGACTTTGAGCAGTTCGACCGGCTGACGTTCATTCGCCAGCAGGCCAACGTGCTAAGCGGGCTGTTGCTGGATGCCCAGCACGCGTTGTCGATTCCGGTTTTTACGGAGAGTCGGCTGCTGTCGGCTTCGGCCCGGACTCTCAATGACCCCGGCGCCTTTGATGCGGGCTATTTTGTGAGTAGTCAGGACGACCGTCCCACGCCCGAGCGTATTGCCCTGGGCAAGATGCTATTCTATGATCCCATTTTATCCAGCAACTCGGCCGGTTCGACTTCAACCCGAACCTGCGCAAGCTGTCACCAGCCCGACCGGGCTTTTACGGATGGTGAATCCAGGAGTTTCGCCCTTGGTAAGGATGGGCAGCGTATCAGCCGCAACGCGCCAACGCTGCTGAACGCGGCTTTGCAGGCTACTCAGTTTATGGATTCGCGGGTGGTGTTTCTGGAAGATCAGGCCAGCGACGTAATCGCCAACAGGACAGAAATGCACGGGTCGCTGCCGGTTGCCGTCGAAAAGCTTCGGCAGCGCGTTGACTACCGGCAGCGCTTCGAAAGGGCATATCCGGCAGGGATTACCGAGCAGACGCTCAGGAATGCTCTGGCCAGCTACGTCCGGTCGCTGACGAATCTCGACTCGCGGGTAGATCGGTATTTACGGGGAGAGTCCGTAGCATTAACGGTCGAAGAAAAGCAGGGATTCAACCTGTTCATGGGGAAGGGAAAGTGTGCGACCTGCCACTTTTTCCCTTTGTTTAACGGTACGGTACCTCCGGCCTATCAGGAAACGGAAAGTGAAGTGCTGGGAACACCGGCTACCGCCGATGGCCGCTCGGTTGATCCCGACGTTGGGAAATTCGTGCTGACCGGGCGGGAGCCGCACCGTTACGCGTTCAAAACGCCGACCGTACGTCATGCGGCTCAGACCGCACCTTACATGCACAATGGGGTATTTCCGACGCTCGATGCCGTCGTGGATTTCTACAACAAAGGCGGTGGAAACGGGCTGGGCTTTAACCTGCCGAATCAGACGCTGCCGTTTGATAAGCTAAACCTGACAACCGCTGAAAAGAAGGCCCTGGTTACGTTCATGAAGGCGTTATGA
- a CDS encoding PhoX family protein translates to MLTSKLLRSTTALSLLAMAACTDHRDVSSPPITVQNRSVTPVLAKVLPGAVGGRLSADGIKLYSLLSSDDKLEQSPNYVFGGSADGAGIFQNPDGNYTILVNNEDNFAVSRVTLDKSFKPIKGEYILNSDGGTWRLCSATLVTPLEHGFGPLFLTCGESGEESRTHAVQVDADPQQAGISREVAGLGRWSAENAVPLPKTAYPNKTAILIGDDDSGTNGGQLALYLSNTVGDLENGSLYMLKRPDGNQKEMDMKVGTSYDVEFTKIDNHKTLTGAQINAKVNELKALKFGRVEDVDYRKGSGANGREVIFAVTGQNNTGANADYSRSKYGRIYRLTMDASDPTKGKLEVLLDGDDRNGIARMFQDPDNVCVTTNYVYIMEDPNEYGDEKHDGYVYQYNLNTKQLTPILELDHRRNEADAAKYNVGGVSKPGSWESSGMIDVSDVTGRPNTFMLGIQAHTWRGDQYKGVDGGSKRTSENQASQLILIEGLPR, encoded by the coding sequence ATGCTTACGAGTAAACTACTTCGTTCGACAACGGCCCTTTCTTTACTGGCAATGGCTGCCTGCACAGACCATCGTGATGTCAGCAGCCCGCCTATTACGGTTCAGAATCGATCCGTAACTCCCGTGCTGGCCAAAGTACTTCCCGGCGCCGTGGGCGGGCGGCTGAGTGCCGACGGCATAAAACTGTATTCTCTGCTGAGCAGTGACGACAAACTGGAACAATCTCCGAATTACGTCTTTGGTGGATCGGCCGATGGAGCAGGTATCTTCCAGAACCCCGACGGAAACTACACCATCCTAGTCAACAACGAGGATAATTTCGCCGTATCGCGGGTTACGCTCGATAAATCGTTCAAACCCATCAAAGGCGAGTATATCCTCAACTCCGACGGAGGAACGTGGCGTCTGTGTTCGGCCACGCTCGTGACGCCCCTTGAGCATGGCTTTGGCCCCCTGTTTCTGACCTGTGGTGAAAGCGGAGAAGAATCGCGTACGCATGCCGTTCAGGTTGACGCCGATCCGCAGCAGGCGGGTATTTCGCGGGAGGTGGCCGGTCTGGGCCGCTGGAGTGCCGAAAATGCCGTGCCACTGCCTAAAACGGCTTATCCAAACAAGACCGCCATTCTGATTGGCGACGACGATTCAGGCACCAACGGTGGTCAGCTGGCTCTGTACCTCTCCAATACCGTTGGCGATCTGGAAAATGGTTCGCTCTATATGCTGAAGCGGCCAGACGGCAATCAGAAAGAAATGGATATGAAAGTAGGCACGAGCTATGACGTTGAGTTTACTAAAATTGATAACCACAAAACGCTGACCGGCGCGCAGATTAACGCGAAAGTGAATGAACTGAAGGCGCTTAAGTTTGGTCGGGTCGAAGATGTGGATTATCGGAAAGGCAGCGGAGCCAATGGCCGTGAAGTGATTTTCGCCGTAACGGGTCAGAACAACACGGGCGCCAATGCCGACTACTCCCGCTCGAAATATGGCCGGATCTATCGCCTGACCATGGACGCCAGCGATCCGACCAAAGGAAAGCTGGAGGTACTTCTGGACGGCGACGACCGCAACGGAATTGCCAGGATGTTCCAGGACCCCGATAACGTCTGCGTGACGACGAACTATGTGTATATTATGGAAGATCCGAACGAGTACGGCGACGAAAAACACGATGGGTATGTGTATCAGTATAATCTCAACACCAAACAGCTGACGCCTATCCTCGAACTCGATCACCGCCGGAACGAAGCCGATGCTGCCAAATATAACGTAGGTGGTGTGTCGAAACCGGGCTCGTGGGAAAGCAGCGGCATGATCGACGTGTCGGACGTAACGGGTCGGCCCAATACGTTCATGCTGGGTATCCAGGCCCACACCTGGCGGGGCGATCAGTACAAGGGCGTAGATGGCGGCTCGAAGCGCACCAGCGAGAACCAGGCCAGCCAGTTGATTCTGATTGAAGGGCTGCCCCGGTAA
- the eutC gene encoding ethanolamine ammonia-lyase subunit EutC, translated as MTNYDPWVFLQTHTSARIAQGRVGHSLPTRAWLDFQLDHAQARDAVYSQLDTAGLLGQLHAIHPNPILLRSLATDRRMYLQRPDLGRRLDAVSERNLNAMGTEPPTLSLVIADGLSATAINRHGIPVVTNLVNEARKQGWLLAPFCLVEQGRVAIGDAIAHALGAEMVVVLIGERPGLSSPDSMGAYLTYAPRPGLTDESRNCISNIRPEGLPYEFAVQKLMYLLTEMKTRRLSGVELKDEMPIHTRLNTSSPAENAQTPEIPD; from the coding sequence ATGACCAATTACGACCCCTGGGTTTTTTTACAAACGCACACCAGTGCCCGTATCGCGCAGGGCCGCGTTGGACATAGTCTGCCAACCCGTGCGTGGCTCGACTTCCAGCTTGATCATGCGCAGGCTCGCGATGCCGTTTACTCGCAGCTGGATACGGCTGGCCTGCTCGGTCAGCTTCATGCCATTCATCCCAACCCTATTCTGCTGCGCAGTCTGGCCACCGACCGTCGGATGTACCTGCAACGCCCTGACCTGGGGCGGAGGCTCGATGCGGTGTCTGAACGTAATCTGAATGCCATGGGGACAGAGCCGCCAACCCTAAGCCTGGTCATTGCCGACGGGCTGTCGGCAACCGCCATCAACCGGCACGGAATTCCGGTGGTGACCAATCTGGTGAACGAAGCCAGAAAGCAGGGCTGGCTGCTGGCGCCGTTCTGTCTGGTTGAACAGGGACGCGTGGCAATCGGCGACGCCATAGCGCACGCGCTGGGAGCCGAGATGGTGGTTGTGCTGATTGGCGAACGGCCGGGGCTTAGCTCCCCCGACAGTATGGGCGCTTATCTAACCTACGCGCCCCGGCCCGGCCTGACCGATGAGTCACGTAACTGCATTTCGAACATCCGGCCGGAGGGTCTGCCCTATGAGTTTGCCGTGCAGAAGCTGATGTATCTGCTGACCGAGATGAAAACCCGGCGGCTATCGGGCGTAGAACTGAAAGACGAGATGCCTATACATACACGACTGAATACTTCTTCCCCGGCAGAGAACGCACAAACCCCCGAAATTCCAGATTGA
- the dprA gene encoding DNA-processing protein DprA, which yields MTDNLHQIALTLVPGVGSILIRQLVSYCGSAPDVFRSPLSRLLKVPGIGDVTARAILKSSALTEAEQVLRRLEKMGATTLFYTDKAYPTRLKTLYDAPALLYYQGAGDLNTPRTIGLVGTRQATDYGRRITTDIVEALVPFGVSVISGLAYGIDIAAHRASLASGAPTIGVMASGLDIIYPNIHQKTAQEMLGLGGLLTESAPGTKPDAHLFPARNRIIAGLSDVIVVVEAAAKGGALITAEYANNYHREVFAVPGQLTQTFSAGCNKLIRENKAQIYTSPKDLIEALNWDLGAPGQLSEQAIRKNIAPALPVDITEEESQIVALLRQKADLHIDDLSWQSQIPMGRLASLLLNLEFRGFVRSLPGKKYSVVYV from the coding sequence GTGACTGATAACCTTCACCAGATTGCCCTGACGCTCGTTCCCGGCGTAGGCAGCATCCTTATTCGCCAGCTCGTCAGCTACTGCGGCTCCGCGCCCGACGTGTTCCGCTCTCCCCTATCCCGCCTGCTGAAAGTACCCGGCATTGGCGACGTAACGGCCCGCGCCATTCTGAAATCCAGTGCCCTAACCGAAGCCGAACAGGTACTCAGGCGGCTGGAAAAGATGGGGGCCACGACTCTGTTCTATACCGACAAGGCTTACCCGACCCGTCTGAAAACCCTCTACGATGCCCCGGCGCTGCTCTATTACCAGGGCGCTGGCGATCTGAACACCCCGCGCACCATCGGCCTGGTTGGTACGCGACAGGCTACGGACTACGGTAGGCGCATCACCACGGATATCGTCGAAGCGCTGGTGCCATTCGGTGTCAGTGTGATTAGCGGACTGGCTTACGGAATCGACATCGCGGCCCACCGCGCCAGCCTGGCTAGTGGAGCCCCAACGATTGGCGTGATGGCCAGCGGGCTGGATATTATTTACCCCAATATTCATCAAAAAACGGCGCAGGAAATGCTCGGTCTGGGCGGTTTGCTGACCGAAAGTGCCCCCGGCACCAAACCCGATGCGCACCTGTTTCCGGCCCGCAACCGCATCATTGCCGGTCTGAGTGATGTCATCGTGGTGGTCGAGGCCGCGGCCAAGGGCGGGGCCCTAATCACGGCCGAATACGCGAACAACTACCACCGCGAAGTCTTCGCCGTGCCGGGGCAGCTGACCCAGACTTTTTCAGCGGGCTGCAACAAATTGATCCGGGAAAACAAGGCGCAGATTTACACCAGCCCCAAAGACCTTATTGAAGCCCTGAACTGGGATCTTGGCGCGCCCGGACAGCTATCGGAACAGGCCATACGTAAAAACATTGCTCCGGCGCTGCCCGTGGATATTACAGAGGAAGAAAGCCAGATTGTCGCCCTGCTGCGTCAGAAAGCGGACCTGCACATTGACGATCTGAGCTGGCAGTCGCAGATACCGATGGGTCGGCTAGCCTCGCTGCTGCTCAATCTGGAATTTCGGGGGTTTGTGCGTTCTCTGCCGGGGAAGAAGTATTCAGTCGTGTATGTATAG
- a CDS encoding YfhO family protein, with amino-acid sequence MNQPTLFQRLRPHLIAVLGLLVLAIIYFSPVLSGKTLSMSDVQQASASAREIREIAQQTGEKPLWTDAVFSGMPAYMIDFNYPYIFVYKAISTVVWWLPADANIVFVVMLSTYLLLFVLGCNPWLSALGAAAYGFGTFGIVSLEAGHVSKLFAMGYGAGVLAGAILTLRGRYWVGAAITGLFMCMEFGANHIQITYYLFLTLGLYVLIEGISMVRAGKSRQLMLGLSTLAVASALAAGSFGKRLLVLNQYTKETIRGTSELTAKTTNPDGKSASNESKSGLDKEYAFSYSYGKAETLTLLIPNFSGGASGGGLTTDSEFYKALVNRGLDPASAKQFVELGAPTYWGDQPMVGGPAYAGAALLFLFVLGLFVIRGPIRWWLLSAAGLMIVLAWGKNLLFVNEFLFDNLPYLNKFRAMTMALCLAQLFLAVGAALGVQTIISQKLTFAQLRQPLFISLGLTAGVALVLALLGGAFFSFQTPNDIDILARYFGEAAKDFQTALINDRQSMLRADAFRSLVIILLAAGAIWLFVTNKIKPVVFYPVLLAVVIFDLYAVDKRFLNNADFVSKTQANTLFEPTAADQQILQDKSLGYRVFDQTVDFMNSNRTSYFHRSIGGYHAAKLRRYNELITYAFQPNTLNLLNMLNAKYVIQAGQPDPANPQQQGGPVALPNPQALGAAWFVGTVQPVANADEEIAAMKTLNPRDSAVVDKRFADQLANLPTQLDHTGSTIQLTSYRGDRLTYQVNAVREGLVVFSEVYYRGHEDWQAFLDGKPVPHMRANYVLRAMRVPTGKHTIEFRFEPPLAKTGDMIDLISNVLLILLIAFVIFHEGRHRRSQVILAPEADVPPGQSGPGPEPAKPTAKPTKAKTR; translated from the coding sequence ATGAACCAACCTACTCTATTCCAAAGGCTTCGTCCGCACCTGATTGCTGTGCTGGGATTGCTCGTGCTGGCCATCATCTATTTTTCGCCGGTGCTGTCGGGCAAAACGCTGTCCATGTCCGATGTGCAGCAGGCGTCTGCATCAGCCCGCGAGATCCGCGAGATAGCGCAGCAAACCGGTGAGAAGCCACTTTGGACCGACGCCGTTTTCAGCGGGATGCCCGCCTACATGATTGACTTCAATTACCCGTATATATTTGTTTACAAGGCCATATCGACGGTAGTCTGGTGGCTTCCTGCCGACGCCAACATTGTGTTTGTCGTGATGCTGAGCACGTATCTGCTGCTGTTTGTGCTGGGCTGCAATCCGTGGTTGTCGGCTCTGGGTGCAGCTGCCTACGGCTTTGGAACGTTCGGCATCGTCAGTCTCGAAGCAGGTCACGTTTCCAAGCTGTTTGCGATGGGCTACGGAGCCGGTGTGCTGGCGGGGGCGATTTTAACCCTGCGCGGCCGCTATTGGGTTGGCGCAGCCATCACGGGACTGTTTATGTGCATGGAATTCGGCGCTAACCACATTCAGATTACCTATTACCTGTTCCTGACGCTGGGTCTTTACGTACTGATTGAAGGTATTTCAATGGTTCGGGCGGGCAAGTCGCGGCAGTTGATGCTCGGTCTGTCCACGCTGGCAGTGGCCAGTGCGCTGGCGGCCGGGAGCTTCGGTAAGCGACTGCTGGTGCTGAATCAATACACGAAAGAAACCATCCGGGGTACTTCTGAGCTGACGGCTAAAACGACTAATCCCGACGGTAAATCGGCCAGCAACGAATCGAAGAGCGGTCTGGATAAGGAGTATGCATTCAGCTATAGTTACGGTAAGGCCGAAACCCTGACCCTGCTTATTCCCAACTTCTCCGGTGGCGCTTCGGGGGGCGGACTTACAACCGATTCGGAGTTCTATAAAGCTCTGGTGAACCGGGGACTTGACCCGGCTTCGGCGAAGCAGTTTGTTGAACTGGGCGCGCCGACCTACTGGGGCGATCAGCCGATGGTGGGTGGTCCGGCCTATGCGGGGGCGGCTCTGCTGTTCCTCTTCGTGCTGGGGCTGTTTGTTATCCGTGGGCCCATCCGGTGGTGGCTATTGAGCGCAGCTGGTCTGATGATCGTGCTGGCGTGGGGCAAAAACCTGCTGTTCGTTAATGAGTTCCTGTTCGATAACCTGCCCTATCTGAATAAATTCCGGGCTATGACCATGGCGCTTTGTCTGGCGCAACTCTTTCTGGCGGTCGGAGCCGCTTTGGGTGTGCAGACCATTATTAGTCAGAAGCTAACCTTCGCTCAACTGCGTCAACCGCTGTTTATTAGTCTGGGCTTAACGGCGGGGGTAGCCCTGGTGCTGGCCCTGCTGGGCGGTGCCTTCTTTTCGTTTCAGACTCCCAATGACATAGACATCCTGGCGCGGTATTTTGGCGAGGCCGCAAAAGACTTTCAGACGGCGCTCATCAACGACCGACAGAGTATGCTGCGGGCCGATGCCTTCCGGTCGCTGGTTATTATTCTGCTGGCTGCCGGGGCCATCTGGCTGTTCGTCACGAATAAAATCAAGCCTGTTGTGTTCTATCCGGTACTGCTGGCGGTGGTGATTTTCGATCTGTACGCCGTTGACAAACGCTTTCTGAACAATGCCGATTTCGTGTCGAAGACGCAGGCTAATACGCTATTTGAACCAACCGCTGCCGATCAGCAGATTCTTCAGGATAAATCGCTGGGGTATCGGGTATTCGATCAGACGGTTGACTTCATGAACAGCAACCGAACATCGTATTTTCATCGCTCCATTGGTGGCTATCACGCGGCTAAACTGCGCCGGTATAACGAGTTGATTACGTATGCGTTTCAGCCTAACACGTTGAATCTGCTGAACATGCTGAACGCGAAATACGTCATTCAGGCCGGCCAGCCTGACCCGGCCAATCCGCAGCAGCAGGGGGGACCTGTCGCGCTGCCGAATCCGCAGGCACTGGGTGCCGCTTGGTTTGTTGGAACGGTGCAGCCGGTGGCCAATGCCGACGAAGAAATTGCGGCCATGAAAACGCTGAATCCGCGCGACTCGGCGGTGGTGGATAAGCGGTTTGCCGATCAGCTCGCTAACCTGCCGACTCAGCTGGATCATACGGGCAGCACCATTCAGCTCACCAGTTACCGCGGTGACCGGCTGACGTACCAGGTGAATGCCGTGCGTGAAGGACTGGTTGTATTTTCCGAGGTTTATTACCGGGGGCACGAGGACTGGCAGGCGTTTCTCGACGGTAAGCCCGTGCCGCACATGCGGGCCAATTACGTGCTTCGGGCCATGCGTGTTCCAACTGGAAAGCACACCATTGAATTCAGGTTTGAGCCTCCGTTGGCTAAAACGGGCGATATGATCGATTTGATTTCCAATGTACTGCTGATTCTGCTGATTGCCTTCGTTATTTTCCACGAAGGCCGCCACCGGCGCTCTCAGGTGATCCTGGCCCCTGAAGCGGACGTTCCACCCGGCCAAAGCGGTCCGGGTCCGGAGCCCGCCAAACCAACGGCTAAGCCAACAAAAGCTAAAACGCGCTAA
- a CDS encoding MerR family transcriptional regulator, with protein sequence MENPGKQYYGIKEVADLFQINASKLRYYEKEFPTLQPKKNRSGDRVYTQADINHLKEIFELINEKGLTLPGAREELKNRAARRRENARFVSKLQELKTFLDQLRQSLD encoded by the coding sequence ATGGAAAACCCAGGTAAGCAGTATTATGGCATAAAAGAGGTAGCGGATCTGTTTCAGATCAATGCCTCTAAACTTCGGTATTACGAGAAAGAATTTCCAACGCTTCAGCCCAAGAAAAATCGGTCCGGGGATCGGGTTTATACCCAGGCCGACATCAACCATCTGAAAGAAATTTTCGAATTAATCAACGAAAAGGGGCTTACGTTACCCGGTGCCCGCGAAGAGCTGAAGAACCGGGCTGCCCGCCGACGCGAAAATGCCCGGTTCGTGTCTAAACTCCAGGAGTTAAAAACGTTTCTGGACCAGCTTCGGCAAAGCCTGGATTAA
- a CDS encoding 30S ribosomal protein THX, producing the protein MGKGDKKSKRGKISMGSYGKTRPSKTEASKPEAKPEAK; encoded by the coding sequence ATGGGTAAAGGCGACAAGAAATCAAAAAGGGGGAAAATCTCGATGGGTTCGTATGGCAAAACCCGGCCCAGCAAGACAGAAGCCTCTAAACCTGAGGCTAAACCAGAAGCCAAGTAA